In the genome of Phaeodactylum tricornutum CCAP 1055/1 chromosome 18, whole genome shotgun sequence, one region contains:
- a CDS encoding predicted protein, which yields MKSFSAGVLAVFGASVSPVALAFVPPTTHTLARTSAAATSAPTTTYKSPLVWRMASDDEDDDGWKAPTSAMIGGAGVNNAGEPPFEIRGFSLGNLVVGAGILITFASFAEYLSESGGDGLNVSGLGFVYGIPVFLAGAALKYAEINPVPVATTPAAERVFDRKATDTILKIKQDVTRHRYGDEAHLDTTVKKLGLVVPGKAYPQLQELRQDEVNDGELAFTMVWQSVDTPYKMWADPRRVLKYEKFFGPGVYADVVKIDAEQRLVGIRLTTGTRPPVEEQDTSTSAPPVANPQATADKQA from the exons ATGAAGTCTTTTTCTGCCGGTGTTCTGGCTGTGTTCGGCGCCTCCGTCTCTCCCGTGGCGCTCGCGTTCGTGCCGCCGACGACCCACACGCTCGCTCGTACCAGTGCGGCAGCGACTAGCGCCCCCACGACGACGTACAAGTCGCCCTTGGTCTGGCGAATGGcatccgacgacgaagatgatgat GGTTGGAAAGCTCCCACGTCGGCCATGATTGGCGGGGCCGGCGTCAACAACGCTGGTGAGCCTCCCTTTGAGATTCGTGGATTCTCCCTCGGTAATCTCGTCGTGGGGGCCGGTATCCTCATTACCTTTGCTTCCTTCGCGGAATACTTGTCGGAAAGTGGCGGTGACGGTTTGAACGTTTCGGGACTCGGATTCGTCTACGGCATTCCCGTCTTTTTGGCCGGCGCCGCACTCAAGTACGCCGAAATCAACCCCGTGCCCGTCGCGACGACTCCCGCCGCCGAGCGGGTCTTTGACCGCAAGGCTACCGACACGATTCTCAAAATCAAACAGGACGTCACGCGACACCGCTACGGAGACGAGGCCCATCTAGATACCACCGTCAAAAAACTCGGACTCGTCGTGCCCGGCAAGGCCTACCCGCAATTGCAAGAACTCCGACAAGACGAAGTCAACGACGGGGAACTAGCCTTCACTATGGTCTGGCAGAGCGTAGACACACCCTACAAAATGTGGGCCGACCCGCGACGCGTCCTCAAGTACGAAAAATTCTTTGGACCCGGCGTGTACGCGGACGTCGTCAAGATTGATGCCGAACAACGACTCGTCGGGATTCGGTTGACCACCGGAACGCGGCCACCCGTCGAGGAACAAGACACATCGACGTCCGCGCCGCCCGTGGCCAATCCGCAAGCCACCGCCGACAAACAAGCCTAG
- a CDS encoding predicted protein, with product MMNPSSPPSHGIANATTRQRQRVGGDFPYRDDPNAPPSVRLESFTPGGYGPSHVDAGRGTSMEKTKRLSVSRRCWNTVGDACRRCQHGKRSPHTDDTLYYHDDFNDLPWSCSFGTSDDHGIWLNQSDPAGTIMCLLVWVLIGYSTLTVTLLAQTGGISSASSALYTILAALALASHVKTTLSDPGSVPFSAVPTETQRYAHDKLTMCSQCQTFKPPGSHHCRICNRCISRMDHHCPWMNNCVGVGNFKFFLLFLIYTWTISVLCLLLMGYNYFFCADDTCVFTLVLTQLVRIMTVLSIGSFLFTSSMLMNVTYGVMTGVGTIDRLKKKANGTMAESDEEPIQLHDIFGIGPYYTWPFPTDPCFEDYDRVVGYSTPQRLLREQMRNHSSKSVGGSSWVTGMDGDDSVQTGRDSFGMPV from the exons ATGATGAATCCGTCGTCCCCTCCCTCGCATGGCATCGCCAACGCTACGACTCGTCAACGGCAACGGGTCGGGGGAGACTTTCCCTATCGAGACGATCCG AACGCCCCACCATCGGTGCGATTGGAATCCTTCACACCCGGCGGATACGGTCCCTCCCACGTCGACGCCGGTAGAGGCACGTCTATGGAAAAAACCAAGCGCCTTTCCGTCTCGCGGCGTTGTTGGAATACTGTTGGTGACGCTTGTCGTCGCTGTCAACACGGCAAGCGATCCCCCCACACAGACGACACACTTTACTACCACGACGACTTTAACGACTTGCCCTGGAGTTGTTCCTTCGGCACTTCCGACGATCACGGAATCTGGCTCAACCAATCCGACCCTGCCGGAACCATCATGTGTCTACTCGTATGGGTACTCATTGGCTATTCCACCCTCACCGTCACACTACTGGCACAAACTGGCGGTATTTCCTCCGCCTCCTCCGCCCTCTACACCATCCTCGCTGCACTCGCACTGGCATCGCACGTCAAAACAACCCTTTCCGATCCGGGATCCGTGCCCTTTTCGGCCGTACCCACCGAAACCCAACGATACGCACACGACAAACTCACCATGTGCAGTCAGTGCCAAACATTCAAACCTCCCGGATCACACCACTGCCGTATCTGCAACCGATGTATATCCCGCATGGATCACCACTGTCCCTGGATGAATAATTGCGTCGGAGTCGGaaatttcaaattctttctCCTCTTTTTGATATACACCTGGACCATTTCCGTATTGTGCTTACTACTCATGGGCTACAATTACTTTTTCTGTGCCGACGACACCTGTGTCTTTACCCTCGTCTTGACGCAACTCGTCCGTATTATGACCGTCTTATCCATCGGATCCTTTCTCTTTACCTCCTCCATGCTCATGAACGTCACGTACGGAGTCATGACCGGCGTGGGAACCATTGATCGtctcaagaaaaaggccaacGGCACCATGGCTGAATCAGACGAGGAACCCATACAGTTGCACGACATTTTTGGCATTGGCCCCTACTACACCTGGCCCTTCCCCACCGACCCTTGTTTTGAAGACTACGATCGCGTGGTGGGATACTCCACACCGCAACGCTTGCTTCGCGAGCAAATGCGCAACCACAGTAGTAAAAGCGTCGGCGGATCCTCTTGGGTCACGGGGATGGACGGCGATGACTCTGTACAAACCGGACGAGACAGTTTCGGTATGCCGGTATAG
- a CDS encoding predicted protein yields the protein LPYFPFKGIPRFYDIGGFLYEPKVFQKIVDVFVDRYREIGVDVIAGLDARGFVLGPPIALALNKPFIMMRKKGKMPNSVSSDDYTTEYGNRQGLTVQKDKIQKNHRVLIIDDLVATGGTLGSAVSLVKMLGGVVVECACVVEL from the exons CTGCCCTACTTTCCCTTCAAAGGCATTCCACGCTTCTACGATATTGGTGGTTTTCTGTACGAGCCCaaagtctttcaaaagaTTGTAGACGTCTTTGTCGATCGGTACCGGGAAATCGGTGTCGACGTCATTGCGGG TTTGGACGCACGTGGGTTTGTCCTGGGTCCACCAATTGCCCTGGCTTTGAATAAACCCTTTATAATGATGCGGAAAAAGGGAAAAATGCCCAACAGCGTATCCTCGGACGACTACACGACGGAATACGGTAACCGACAAGGCTTGACGGTGCAAAAAGACAAGATTCAAAAGAACCACCGGGTTCTGATCATTGACGATTTGGTAGCCACGGGCGGAACCCTTGGGTCGGCCGTTAGTTTGGTCAAAATGCTCGGTGGCGTGGTCGTGGAGTGTGCCTGTGTGGTAGAGCTA
- a CDS encoding predicted protein: IAVAGGPGSGKSTLAELVRDKLNASNESADHEISVVLPMDGYHYPKAELKRMGEANDEYTYEMMMLRRGAPFTYDHERLIADLKTAKASGEGSFPTYSREISDPVSGGVQLMKSHQIVLCEGLYLLAQDDPNWEALGEIWDDRWYLNTPENIVKARLVKRHLQNWNSVKVRNW; the protein is encoded by the coding sequence ATTGCCGTCGCCGGCGGACCGGGCAGCGGCAAGTCGACCCTGGCGGAACTCGTCCGCGACAAGCTCAATGCTTCCAATGAAAGTGCCGATCACGAAATCTCCGTCGTCCTGCCCATGGACGGCTACCACTACCCGAAAGCCGAACTCAAACGAATGGGAGAGGCCAACGACGAGTACACCTACGAGATGATGATGCTCCGACGGGGTGCTCCCTTCACCTACGACCACGAACGCCTCATTGCCGACTTGAAAACTGCCAAGGCCTCTGGGGAAGGATCCTTTCCTACTTATTCACGCGAAATCAGTGATCCCGTTTCGGGTGGCGTACAGTTGATGAAATCGCACCAAATTGTGCTCTGCGAAGGTCTCTACTTATTGGCTCAGGACGACCCCAATTGGGAAGCACTGGGTGAAATATGGGACGATCGCTGGTATCTGAATACACCCGAAAACATTGTCAAGGCGCGGCTCGTCAAACGCCACTTGCAGAATTGGAACTCCGTCAAGGTACGAAACTGG
- a CDS encoding predicted protein: MAPNLHRLSTLSQSLSDFRELQSFVRSKDLASPETTGPQQAQPVESASYWEWTTEPTVASATDLFSAARIESNLINASRVGASEEPSKCNTSSDEYWAETADQVCTDASSPTTPQHKLVKTDDSYWTCSHQKTTADKYWSWEASNVDVANSVPSSVPKAKTSDDSQSYWQWSHTRTDSDSYWKNATDVKAADTKPCYWEWSYETGDSEEYWKWNTPMVATFTT; encoded by the coding sequence ATGGCTCCCAATCTTCACCGCCTATCGACGCTTTCGCAATCTTTGAGCGACTTTCGTGAGCTACAAAGCTTTGTCCGATCAAAGGACCTAGCAAGTCCAGAGACCACCGGGCCGCAACAAGCTCAGCCAGTGGAAAGCGCTTCGTATTGGGAATGGACTACGGAGCCTACCGTTGCTTCCGCAACGGACCTGTTTTCGGCAGCCCGCATTGAATCGAACCTTATCAACGCTTCCCGTGTTGGTGCGAGCGAAGAGCCTTCCAAGTGCAACACATCATCCGACGAATACTGGGCTGAAACTGCGGATCAAGTATGTACGGATGCTAGTTCACCCACCACTCCCCAACACAAACTAGTCAAGACTGATGACTCGTACTGGACTTGCTCTCATCAAAAAACAACAGCCGATAAGTACTGGAGCTGGGAAGCCTCAAACGTCGACGTCGCGAATTCGGTACCGTCTAGTGTGCCAAAGGCCAAAACTTCTGACGATTCACAGTCGTACTGGCAATGGTCCCACACCCGGACCGATTCGGATTCGTACTGGAAGAATGCTACTGACGTCAAAGCTGCCGATACTAAGCCCTGTTACTGGGAGTGGTCGTATGAGACCGGCGATAGTGAGGAATATTGGAAGTGGAATACACCTATGGTTGCAACTTTTACCACTTGA